Proteins co-encoded in one Medicago truncatula cultivar Jemalong A17 chromosome 8, MtrunA17r5.0-ANR, whole genome shotgun sequence genomic window:
- the LOC11437617 gene encoding endochitinase — protein sequence MGSTTKLSCLILCLLAFFLGSKAQQCGRQANGAVCANRLCCSQFGYCGNTADYCGAGCQSQCTSNPTPTPTTPTPSGGDVGSLISSSMFDEMLKYRNDPRCAARGFYSYDSFITAARSFNGFGTTGDENTRKREVAAFLGQTSHETTGGWPTAPDGPYAWGYCFVNERNPPSDYCSPGTWPCAPGKRYYGRGPIQLTHNYNYGPAGRAINQDLINNPDLVSSNPSVSFRTALWFWMTPQGNKPSSHDVITGRWTPSDADRSARRVPGYGVITNIINGGLECGRGQDPRVEDRIGFYKRYCQLLRTTTGDNLDCYNQRPFA from the exons atgggaaGTACTACAAAATTATCTTGCTTGATACTATGTTTACTAGCTTTCTTTCTTGGATCCAAAGCTCAGCAATGTGGTAGACAAGCTAATGGAGCTGTTTGTGCGAATAGGCTATGTTGCAGCCAATTTGGTTATTGTGGCAACACTGCTGATTACTGTGGAGCTGGTTGTCAGAGCCAGTGTACTTCAAACCCGACACCGACACCAACAACACCAACACCTAGTGGTGGTGATGTTGGAAGTCTTATTTCTTCTTcgatgtttgatgaaatgcttAAATATCGAAATGATCCACGGTGTGCTGCACGTGGATTTTATTCCTACGATAGTTTCATAACTGCTGCTAGATCTTTTAACGGATTTGGTACTACTGGTGATGAAAACACCCGTAAGCGCGAAGTTGCTGCTTTCTTAGGTCAAACTTCTCATGAAACTACAG GAGGGTGGCCAACTGCACCTGACGGTCCATACGCGTGGGGATATTGCTTTGTGAATGAACGCAATCCCCCGAGTGACTATTGTTCACCCGGAACTTGGCCATGTGCTCCTGGTAAAAGATACTACGGCAGAGGACCAATTCAACTCACTCA CAACTACAATTATGGTCCAGCCGGTAGAGCCATTAATCAAGATTTGATAAACAATCCGGATTTAGTGTCCTCAAACCCATCTGTGTCATTCAGGACAGCCCTATGGTTTTGGATGACCCCACAGGGAAACAAACCATCAAGCCATGATGTGATTACTGGAAGATGGACGCCATCTGATGCTGACAGGTCAGCAAGGAGGGTACCCGGATATGGCGTGATCACCAACATAATCAACGGCGGGCTTGAATGTGGACGCGGTCAGGATCCTCGGGTCGAAGACCGGATCGGGTTTTATAAAAGATATTGTCAATTGTTGAGAACGACTACCGGTGATAACTTGGATTGCTACAATCAAAGGCCATTTGCTTAA